One Candidatus Methylacidithermus pantelleriae DNA segment encodes these proteins:
- a CDS encoding CRISPR-associated endoribonuclease Cas6, which yields MLSNFRRKVRIWTGEEIPEDGALFPPYRVGSRNLHVVLYKGTVMKGWIGSYHLRAPQPYFRMALDAGIGSKNSQGFGCVELRRDIRQEENMNASSVQRSGEHGGSLAESGKK from the coding sequence GTGCTGAGCAACTTTCGCCGCAAGGTTCGGATCTGGACAGGTGAGGAAATCCCTGAGGACGGAGCATTGTTTCCTCCCTATCGAGTAGGTTCACGCAATCTTCACGTGGTCCTATACAAAGGAACTGTTATGAAAGGATGGATCGGGTCGTACCACCTGCGGGCTCCTCAACCGTACTTTCGTATGGCACTTGACGCAGGAATAGGGTCAAAAAATAGCCAAGGATTTGGATGCGTGGAACTGCGGAGAGACATTAGGCAGGAAGAAAACATGAACGCATCTTCTGTACAGAGGTCCGGCGAGCATGGTGGTTCTCTTGCCGAATCTGGCAAAAAATAG